One genomic region from Frateuria soli encodes:
- a CDS encoding PilT/PilU family type 4a pilus ATPase: protein MDIGYFLKLMVDKGASDMFLTTGAPVNIKVEGKLYPLGNTGLPGGMVKKIAYSLMDEGQVPQFERDLELNMALAVKEAGRFRINVFKQRGEVGMVIRAIKSEIPSIDQLQLPTIFRDLIMEQRGLILVVGATGSGKSTTLAAMLDHRNSNSPGHILTIEDPIEYLHRHKKSIINQREVGLDTHSYHEALKNAMREAPDVIMIGEIRDTDTMEAAVAFSETGHLCLATLHSNNADQTLERILNFFPESAHKNVLMNLALNLRAVISQRLVIGKDGRRVPAVEVLLNTPLIRDMIRRGQIHEIKEAMDRSLQEGMQTFDQSLYKLYKSGRIELEEALAKADSRDGLALKIRLSEGGGAEATELVGNDPYGLGF from the coding sequence GTGGATATCGGTTACTTCCTCAAGCTGATGGTAGACAAGGGCGCGTCGGACATGTTCCTGACCACCGGCGCCCCGGTGAACATCAAGGTCGAGGGCAAGCTCTACCCGCTGGGCAACACCGGCCTGCCTGGCGGCATGGTCAAGAAGATCGCCTACTCGCTGATGGACGAGGGCCAGGTACCCCAGTTCGAGCGCGACCTGGAGCTCAACATGGCGCTGGCGGTGAAGGAAGCCGGTCGCTTCCGCATCAACGTGTTCAAGCAGCGCGGCGAAGTGGGCATGGTGATCCGCGCGATCAAGAGCGAGATCCCCTCGATCGACCAACTGCAGCTGCCGACCATCTTCCGCGACCTGATCATGGAGCAGCGCGGCCTGATCCTGGTCGTCGGCGCCACCGGCTCGGGCAAGTCGACCACGCTGGCGGCGATGCTCGACCATCGCAACTCCAACTCGCCGGGCCACATCCTCACCATCGAGGACCCGATCGAGTACCTGCACCGCCACAAGAAGTCGATCATCAACCAGCGCGAGGTCGGGCTGGACACGCACAGCTACCACGAGGCGCTGAAGAACGCGATGCGCGAGGCGCCGGACGTGATCATGATCGGCGAGATCCGCGACACCGACACGATGGAGGCGGCGGTCGCCTTCTCCGAAACCGGCCACCTGTGCCTGGCGACGCTGCATTCGAACAACGCCGACCAGACGCTGGAGCGCATCCTCAACTTCTTCCCCGAATCGGCGCACAAGAACGTGCTGATGAACCTGGCGCTCAACCTGCGCGCGGTGATCAGCCAGCGCCTGGTGATCGGCAAGGACGGTCGCCGCGTGCCGGCGGTGGAGGTGCTGCTCAACACGCCGCTGATCCGCGACATGATCCGCCGTGGCCAGATCCACGAGATCAAGGAAGCGATGGACCGCAGCCTGCAGGAAGGCATGCAGACCTTCGACCAGTCGCTGTACAAGCTCTACAAGAGCGGGCGCATCGAACTGGAGGAGGCGCTGGCCAAGGCCGACTCGCGCGATGGCCTGGCGCTGAAGATCCGCCTGTCCGAAGGCGGCGGTGCCGAAGCCACCGAACTGGTCGGAAACGATCCGTACGGGTTGGGGTTCTAA
- the rfbD gene encoding dTDP-4-dehydrorhamnose reductase — translation MKILLLGANGQLGRTFVEEGGLAARGELVVATRDGTLWNGERAEVADLAVPGWDALLERLRPDVIVNAAAYTAVDRAEQDEALAKRINGQAVGELGAWAAAHDALVLHYSTDYVFDGSASAPYPVDAPTGPLGAYGRSKLAGEHALRDSGADHLILRTAWVYAPHGHNFLCTMLRLGAEREELRVVADQFGAPTSTQLIVRTSLALLDRWLAHPDARAELRGTHHVVASGHTSWHGFATAIFEEAHARGLLSRMPRVLPIATADYPTPARRPAWSVLDNRSTARKAGVALPDWRNGLAEVMEQLAHRTH, via the coding sequence ATGAAGATCCTCCTGCTGGGCGCCAATGGCCAGCTTGGCCGCACCTTCGTCGAGGAAGGCGGCCTGGCCGCGCGCGGCGAGCTGGTCGTCGCCACGCGCGACGGCACCCTCTGGAACGGCGAACGCGCCGAGGTGGCCGACCTGGCCGTGCCCGGGTGGGACGCACTGCTGGAGCGCCTGCGCCCGGACGTGATCGTCAACGCCGCCGCCTATACCGCCGTCGACCGCGCCGAACAGGACGAGGCGCTGGCCAAGCGCATCAATGGCCAGGCAGTCGGCGAGCTGGGCGCCTGGGCCGCCGCCCACGACGCGCTGGTGCTGCATTACTCGACCGATTACGTGTTCGACGGCAGCGCAAGCGCGCCCTACCCCGTCGACGCGCCCACCGGCCCGCTGGGTGCGTACGGCCGCAGCAAGCTCGCCGGCGAGCACGCGCTGCGCGACAGCGGCGCCGATCACCTGATCCTGCGCACGGCCTGGGTTTACGCGCCGCACGGGCACAACTTCCTCTGCACCATGCTTCGGCTGGGTGCCGAGCGCGAGGAACTGCGCGTGGTGGCCGACCAGTTCGGCGCGCCCACGTCCACCCAGCTGATCGTGCGCACGAGCCTGGCCCTGCTCGACCGCTGGCTCGCGCACCCGGACGCGCGCGCGGAGCTGCGCGGCACGCATCACGTGGTCGCCAGCGGCCATACCAGCTGGCACGGGTTCGCCACTGCAATCTTCGAGGAGGCCCATGCCCGTGGCCTGCTTTCTCGCATGCCCCGGGTGCTCCCGATCGCGACTGCCGACTACCCGACCCCCGCCCGCCGGCCGGCCTGGTCGGTGCTGGACAACCGCAGCACGGCACGGAAGGCAGGGGTCGCGCTGCCTGACTGGCGCAATGGGCTGGCCGAGGTCATGGAACAGCTGGCTCACCGGACGCATTAG
- a CDS encoding phosphoglycerate kinase, which translates to MSITRMSDLELRGKRVLIREDLNVPIDEGRITSTQRLDAALPTIEAARDAGAKVMVLSHLGRPKEGQFDAESSLAPVAKWLGDKLGTPVRLVADYLDGVDVADGEVVVLENCRMNVGEGKDDEALSKKYAALCDVFVMDAFGTAHRAQASTHGVIRFAPQVAAGPLLWAELDALGKALEQPAKPLLAIVAGSKVSTKLTLLDNLIGKVDQLIVGGGIANTFIAAAGHGVGNSLYEPDLIEAAKKVIADARRRGAEVPLPVDVVVAPEFSANAPATVKPVDAVKDGEMILDIGPETARRYAELIAKAGTVVWNGPVGVFEFDAFGKGTETLAHAIADSSAFSIAGGGDTLAAVDKYGIADKVSYISTGGGAFLEFLEGKELPAVAALKARANG; encoded by the coding sequence GTGTCCATCACCCGCATGAGCGATCTGGAGCTGCGCGGCAAGCGCGTGCTGATCCGCGAAGACCTGAACGTGCCGATCGACGAGGGCCGCATCACCTCGACCCAGCGCCTGGATGCCGCGCTGCCGACCATCGAGGCGGCGCGCGATGCCGGCGCGAAAGTGATGGTGCTCTCGCACCTGGGTCGGCCGAAGGAAGGCCAGTTCGACGCCGAGTCCTCGCTCGCCCCGGTGGCGAAGTGGCTGGGCGACAAGCTCGGCACGCCGGTGCGGCTGGTCGCCGATTACCTGGATGGTGTCGACGTTGCCGACGGCGAAGTCGTCGTGCTGGAAAACTGCCGCATGAACGTCGGCGAGGGCAAGGACGACGAGGCGCTGTCGAAGAAATACGCCGCGCTGTGCGACGTCTTCGTCATGGATGCCTTCGGCACCGCTCACCGCGCGCAGGCTTCCACCCACGGCGTGATCCGCTTTGCGCCGCAGGTCGCCGCCGGTCCGCTGCTGTGGGCCGAACTGGACGCGTTGGGCAAGGCGCTCGAACAGCCGGCGAAACCGCTGCTGGCGATCGTGGCCGGTTCCAAGGTGTCGACCAAGCTCACGCTGCTGGACAACCTGATTGGCAAGGTGGACCAGCTGATCGTGGGCGGCGGCATCGCCAACACCTTCATCGCCGCGGCCGGCCATGGCGTGGGCAACTCGCTGTACGAACCGGACCTGATCGAGGCGGCCAAGAAGGTGATCGCGGACGCCAGGCGCCGCGGCGCCGAGGTGCCGCTGCCGGTCGACGTGGTGGTGGCGCCGGAGTTTTCGGCCAATGCGCCAGCCACGGTCAAGCCGGTCGACGCGGTCAAGGACGGCGAGATGATCCTCGACATCGGCCCGGAAACCGCGCGCCGCTATGCCGAGCTGATCGCCAAAGCCGGCACGGTGGTGTGGAACGGCCCGGTCGGCGTGTTCGAGTTCGACGCCTTCGGCAAGGGCACCGAAACGCTGGCGCACGCGATCGCCGACTCCAGCGCGTTCTCGATCGCCGGCGGCGGCGACACCCTGGCCGCGGTGGACAAGTACGGCATCGCCGACAAGGTGTCCTACATCTCCACCGGCGGCGGCGCGTTCCTGGAATTCCTGGAAGGCAAGGAGCTGCCGGCGGTGGCCGCACTCAAGGCGCGTGCGAACGGCTGA
- the maiA gene encoding maleylacetoacetate isomerase, whose translation MAAELLALYGYWRSSAAYRVRIALNLKGLRYETRPVHLLRDGGEQHGDAYRALNPQQLIPCLRDGERVITQSMAIMEYLEETVAEPPLLPADARSRARVRALALAVACDIHPLGNLRVLQYLEGELGADEARKLAWSRHWIETGFDALEAMLANSSATGRYCHGDMPGLADACLVPQVYNALRWKLPMERWPTIARIHEACNALEAFQQALPERQPDAP comes from the coding sequence ATGGCAGCGGAACTGTTGGCGTTGTACGGCTACTGGCGCTCCAGCGCGGCGTACCGCGTGCGCATCGCGCTCAACCTCAAGGGGCTGCGCTACGAGACGCGCCCGGTGCACCTGCTGCGCGACGGTGGCGAGCAGCATGGCGACGCCTACCGCGCGCTCAATCCGCAACAGCTGATCCCCTGCCTGCGCGACGGCGAGCGGGTGATCACCCAGTCGATGGCGATCATGGAGTACCTGGAAGAGACCGTCGCCGAGCCGCCGCTGCTGCCGGCCGATGCACGCAGCCGCGCCCGCGTGCGCGCGCTGGCGCTGGCGGTCGCCTGCGACATCCATCCGCTGGGGAATCTGCGCGTGCTGCAGTACCTGGAGGGCGAGCTGGGAGCCGACGAGGCACGGAAGCTGGCCTGGTCGCGGCACTGGATCGAGACCGGCTTCGACGCGCTGGAGGCGATGCTGGCCAACAGCAGCGCCACCGGCCGCTACTGCCACGGCGACATGCCGGGCCTGGCGGACGCCTGCCTGGTGCCGCAGGTGTACAACGCACTGCGCTGGAAGCTGCCGATGGAACGCTGGCCGACCATCGCGCGCATCCACGAGGCGTGCAACGCGCTGGAGGCGTTCCAGCAGGCCCTGCCCGAGCGCCAGCCGGACGCGCCGTAA
- the glmS gene encoding glutamine--fructose-6-phosphate transaminase (isomerizing): protein MCGIVAATAQRDVAPLLIAGLKALEYRGYDSAGLAVLDGGQIRRVRAKGKVREMEALYLADPLRGGTGIAHTRWATHGVPNEANAHPHMVGRVALVHNGIIENYAGLRAELQARGHVFASETDTEVMAALIEERIADGLNLREAVLATVRSLEGAYAIAVISRDEPGHVVGARRGAPLLVGIGIGENFLGSDAQALIQVTNRMVYLDEDDVVEITRDSVQVYGLDGAPVERAVHQSELSTDAVERGDYRHYMQKEIHEQPRAINDTLEARIGPHGVLPNIFGVGGDELLAKARGIHIIACGTSYHAGLVAKYWIEEHARLPVSVEVASEFRYRDTVVPDGTLFVAISQSGETADTLAAMRESRRRGYLATLAICNVPESSVVREADLKLMTRAGPEIGVASTKAFTTQLAALALLCLKLAEQRGMDRARYADLCAQLAHLPRAIEDALRLEPQIVELATLFVPLEHALFLGRGAQFPVALEGSLKLKEISYIHAEAYPAGELKHGPLALVDESMPVVAVAPNGPLLDKLKSNLQEVRARGGRLIVFADGDAPMDGGDASGTTLRIDGGGDFIAPAVFTVPLQLLAYHVAVLRGTDVDQPRNLAKSVTVE from the coding sequence ATGTGTGGAATCGTTGCCGCCACCGCCCAGCGCGACGTCGCCCCGCTGCTGATCGCCGGACTGAAGGCGCTCGAATACCGTGGCTACGACTCGGCCGGCCTGGCCGTGCTCGACGGTGGCCAGATCCGCCGCGTGCGCGCCAAGGGCAAGGTGCGCGAGATGGAGGCGCTGTACCTGGCCGACCCGCTGCGCGGCGGCACCGGCATCGCGCACACCCGCTGGGCCACCCATGGCGTCCCCAACGAGGCCAATGCCCATCCGCACATGGTCGGCCGCGTGGCGCTGGTGCACAACGGCATCATCGAGAACTATGCCGGGCTGCGCGCCGAGCTGCAGGCGCGTGGCCACGTGTTCGCCTCCGAGACCGATACCGAGGTGATGGCCGCGCTGATCGAGGAGCGCATCGCCGACGGCCTGAACCTGCGCGAGGCGGTGCTCGCCACCGTGCGTTCGCTGGAAGGCGCCTACGCCATCGCGGTGATCAGCCGCGACGAGCCCGGGCATGTGGTCGGCGCCCGCCGCGGCGCACCGTTGCTGGTCGGCATCGGCATCGGCGAGAACTTCCTCGGGTCCGACGCGCAGGCGCTGATCCAGGTGACCAACCGCATGGTCTACCTGGACGAGGACGACGTGGTGGAGATCACCCGCGACAGCGTGCAGGTGTACGGCCTGGACGGCGCGCCGGTCGAGCGCGCGGTGCACCAGAGCGAGCTGTCCACCGACGCGGTCGAGCGTGGCGACTACCGCCACTACATGCAGAAGGAAATCCACGAGCAGCCGCGCGCGATCAACGACACACTGGAGGCGCGGATCGGCCCGCACGGCGTGCTGCCCAACATCTTCGGCGTCGGCGGCGACGAGTTGCTGGCCAAGGCCAGGGGCATCCACATCATCGCCTGCGGCACCAGCTACCACGCCGGCCTGGTTGCCAAATACTGGATCGAGGAGCACGCACGCCTGCCGGTCAGCGTCGAGGTAGCCAGCGAATTCCGCTACCGCGACACCGTGGTGCCCGATGGCACGCTGTTCGTGGCGATCTCGCAGTCCGGCGAAACCGCCGACACCCTGGCGGCGATGCGCGAATCGCGCCGACGCGGGTATCTCGCCACGCTGGCGATCTGCAATGTGCCCGAGTCCTCGGTGGTGCGCGAGGCGGACCTCAAGCTGATGACCCGCGCCGGCCCCGAGATCGGCGTGGCCTCGACCAAGGCCTTCACCACCCAGCTCGCGGCACTGGCCCTGCTGTGCCTGAAGCTCGCCGAGCAGCGCGGGATGGACCGGGCGCGCTACGCCGACCTGTGCGCACAGCTTGCGCACCTGCCGCGCGCGATCGAGGATGCGCTCAGGCTCGAACCGCAGATCGTCGAGCTGGCTACGCTATTCGTGCCGCTGGAACACGCGCTGTTCCTCGGCCGCGGCGCGCAGTTCCCGGTCGCGCTGGAAGGCTCGCTCAAGCTCAAGGAAATCTCCTATATCCACGCCGAAGCCTACCCGGCCGGTGAGCTCAAACATGGCCCGCTGGCCCTGGTCGACGAGTCCATGCCGGTGGTCGCGGTGGCGCCCAACGGCCCGCTGCTGGACAAGCTCAAGTCCAACCTGCAGGAAGTGCGCGCCCGCGGCGGCCGGCTGATCGTGTTCGCCGACGGCGACGCGCCGATGGACGGAGGCGACGCCAGCGGAACCACCCTGCGCATCGACGGCGGCGGCGACTTCATCGCCCCGGCCGTGTTCACCGTGCCGCTGCAACTGCTGGCCTACCACGTCGCCGTGCTGCGCGGCACCGACGTCGACCAGCCGCGCAACCTGGCCAAGTCGGTGACGGTGGAGTAA
- a CDS encoding HAD hydrolase-like protein has translation MLCLFDLDGTLIDSEHGITACVKHALERLRVAIPAAEDLRRWIGPPLRHSFAPLLGHDAARVEAAIEHYHERFDTHGWREHTVYPGIEPLIGRLLDAGHQLAIVTGKPHRHAEPILAQLPFGHAFLRLYGPAPSSAHSEKADMVAAAMADFGAKAKETVMIGDRHFDIEGAVANRVRGIGVLWGFGSRAELEQAGAAAIAATPEELGTLLDPGV, from the coding sequence ATGCTCTGCCTGTTCGACCTCGATGGCACGCTGATCGATTCCGAGCACGGCATCACCGCGTGCGTGAAGCACGCGCTGGAGCGCCTGCGCGTGGCGATCCCGGCCGCGGAGGACCTGCGTCGCTGGATCGGCCCGCCGCTGCGGCACAGCTTCGCGCCGCTGCTGGGCCATGACGCGGCGCGGGTCGAGGCGGCGATCGAGCACTACCACGAGCGTTTCGATACGCACGGCTGGCGCGAGCACACCGTCTACCCCGGCATCGAGCCGCTGATCGGCCGCCTGCTCGACGCCGGCCACCAGCTGGCCATCGTCACCGGCAAGCCGCACCGGCATGCCGAACCGATCCTGGCGCAGCTGCCGTTCGGTCATGCCTTCCTGCGCCTGTACGGGCCGGCCCCGTCCAGTGCACACAGCGAGAAGGCCGACATGGTCGCCGCCGCCATGGCGGACTTCGGCGCCAAGGCGAAGGAGACGGTGATGATCGGCGACCGGCACTTCGACATCGAGGGCGCGGTGGCCAATCGCGTGCGCGGCATCGGGGTGTTGTGGGGCTTCGGCAGCCGCGCCGAGCTGGAACAGGCCGGCGCCGCGGCGATCGCCGCCACGCCCGAGGAACTTGGCACGCTGCTCGATCCGGGCGTCTGA
- the rfbC gene encoding dTDP-4-dehydrorhamnose 3,5-epimerase has translation MKVVQTALPGVVVIEPQVFGDARGFFYESYNEGKYREAGIDRRFVQSNVSRSAKGVLRGLHYQWPNPQGKLVSVLEGEVYDVAVDIRRGSPTFGRWAGVMLTADNHRHFWIPEGFAHGFCVLSGFATFSYQCTALYEREHDAGIRWNDADIAIDWPVSAPLLSDKDMRAPFLKDVPPERLPVYAP, from the coding sequence ATGAAGGTCGTCCAAACTGCGCTGCCTGGCGTCGTGGTGATCGAACCGCAGGTGTTCGGCGATGCCCGCGGCTTCTTCTACGAGAGCTACAACGAGGGGAAGTACCGCGAGGCCGGCATCGACCGCCGCTTCGTGCAGTCGAACGTCTCGCGCTCGGCGAAGGGCGTGCTGCGTGGCCTGCATTATCAGTGGCCCAACCCGCAGGGCAAGCTGGTCAGCGTGCTCGAAGGCGAGGTCTACGACGTGGCGGTGGACATTCGCCGTGGCTCGCCCACCTTCGGGCGGTGGGCGGGGGTCATGCTCACCGCCGACAACCACCGCCATTTCTGGATCCCCGAGGGCTTCGCGCACGGCTTCTGCGTGCTGTCCGGGTTCGCCACCTTCAGCTACCAGTGCACCGCGCTGTACGAGCGCGAGCACGACGCCGGCATCCGCTGGAACGACGCCGACATCGCCATCGACTGGCCGGTCAGTGCGCCACTGCTGTCGGACAAGGACATGCGCGCGCCGTTCCTGAAGGACGTGCCGCCCGAGCGCCTGCCCGTCTACGCGCCATGA
- a CDS encoding YdcH family protein has product MFENQQRDDVEALMKADAEFRRLYQHHRELKSKVHDAEIGVLPIDDVTLAGMKKEKLHAKERLQRMWDARVPQIH; this is encoded by the coding sequence ATGTTCGAAAACCAGCAGCGTGACGATGTCGAAGCCTTGATGAAAGCCGACGCCGAGTTCCGTCGGCTTTACCAGCACCACCGGGAACTGAAAAGCAAGGTGCACGATGCCGAAATCGGCGTGCTTCCCATCGACGATGTCACCTTGGCCGGCATGAAGAAGGAAAAACTCCACGCCAAGGAACGCCTGCAACGCATGTGGGATGCGCGAGTCCCGCAGATCCACTAA
- a CDS encoding DUF4398 domain-containing protein, giving the protein MVHIFSRPPGRIKRIGKAAGGLTLVALMLALAGCATVPPPDASMNQAQALLQSARDAGAADYDPVDLGFAQAKFQQAQAAMAARKYADAANLAEEARADAELARTRARLGSARAQIQAKVEENTRLREQTEAHARPAPAPAPAAASSSPETLQDMPAPSASVLSAPLPQDGGFQPMPAPSTGNQTNDGGQR; this is encoded by the coding sequence ATGGTGCACATCTTTTCCCGGCCGCCCGGGCGCATCAAGCGTATCGGCAAGGCGGCGGGCGGCTTGACCCTGGTGGCGCTGATGCTGGCGCTGGCCGGCTGTGCCACCGTGCCACCGCCGGACGCGTCCATGAACCAGGCCCAGGCGCTGCTGCAGTCCGCCCGCGATGCCGGCGCGGCCGACTACGACCCGGTGGACCTCGGATTCGCCCAGGCCAAGTTCCAGCAGGCCCAGGCCGCCATGGCGGCCCGCAAGTATGCCGACGCGGCCAACCTGGCGGAGGAGGCCCGGGCCGACGCCGAACTGGCCCGTACCCGCGCCCGGCTGGGCAGCGCTCGGGCGCAGATCCAGGCCAAGGTCGAGGAGAACACCCGCCTGCGCGAGCAGACCGAGGCCCACGCGCGCCCGGCCCCGGCGCCCGCGCCGGCCGCCGCCAGCAGTTCGCCGGAGACCCTGCAGGACATGCCGGCCCCGTCGGCCTCGGTGCTGTCCGCGCCGCTGCCGCAGGACGGCGGCTTCCAGCCGATGCCCGCGCCTTCGACGGGCAACCAGACGAATGATGGAGGCCAGCGATGA
- a CDS encoding pyridoxal-phosphate dependent enzyme yields the protein MTVNQSVLELIGNTPMVKAQRLDTGLCELFLKLESANPGGSIKDRIGLSMIEGAERAGRIRPGATLVEGTAGNTGLGLALVAQAKGYRLILVVPDKMSREKIFNLKAMGAEVVLTRSDVAKGHPEYYQDMAERIARETPGAYFINQFGNPDNPRAHIQTTGPEILRQMDGRVDAVVVGCGSSGTMTGLSQYFAEHSPDTEIVLADPVGSILAQYINEGTLSDKSASWMVEGIGEDFLPTISDFSRVKKAYAISDKESFLTARELLAKEGILGGSSTGTLLAAALRYCREQGTAKRVVTLVCDTGNKYLSKMYNDYWMLDNGFLERQQHGDLRDLLLRPFAQRDTVVVGPNELLMTAYTRMKLYDVSQLPVMDGQKLVGILDESDVLMHVHANEVRFRDPVSTAMITSLTKLDVHSPIEALLPVFERGHVAIVVDGDQFLGLITRIDLLNYLRRKVH from the coding sequence ATGACGGTCAACCAAAGCGTGCTCGAACTGATCGGGAACACCCCGATGGTGAAAGCCCAGCGCCTCGACACGGGGCTGTGCGAACTGTTCCTCAAGCTCGAGAGCGCCAACCCGGGCGGGTCGATCAAGGACCGCATCGGCCTGTCCATGATCGAGGGCGCCGAGCGCGCGGGCCGGATCCGGCCGGGCGCCACCCTGGTCGAGGGCACCGCCGGCAATACCGGCCTGGGGCTCGCACTGGTCGCGCAGGCCAAGGGCTACCGGCTGATCCTGGTCGTGCCGGACAAGATGAGCCGCGAGAAGATCTTCAACCTCAAGGCGATGGGCGCCGAGGTGGTGCTGACCCGCTCGGACGTCGCCAAGGGCCATCCGGAGTACTACCAGGACATGGCCGAGCGGATCGCCCGCGAGACGCCCGGTGCCTACTTCATCAACCAGTTCGGCAATCCGGACAACCCGCGCGCGCACATCCAGACGACCGGCCCTGAAATCCTCCGGCAGATGGACGGTCGCGTCGACGCGGTGGTGGTCGGCTGCGGCTCCTCCGGCACCATGACCGGCCTCTCCCAGTACTTCGCCGAACATTCGCCGGACACCGAGATCGTGCTGGCGGACCCGGTCGGTTCGATCCTTGCGCAGTACATCAACGAGGGCACGTTGTCGGACAAGTCCGCCAGCTGGATGGTCGAGGGCATCGGCGAGGACTTCCTGCCGACCATCAGCGACTTCTCGCGCGTGAAGAAGGCCTACGCCATCTCCGACAAGGAGAGCTTCCTCACCGCCCGCGAGTTGCTGGCAAAGGAGGGCATCCTGGGCGGCTCCTCCACCGGCACGCTGCTCGCCGCCGCGCTCAGGTACTGCCGCGAGCAGGGCACGGCCAAGCGAGTGGTGACGCTGGTCTGCGACACCGGCAACAAGTACCTCTCGAAGATGTACAACGACTACTGGATGCTCGACAACGGCTTCCTCGAGCGCCAGCAGCACGGCGACCTGCGCGACCTGCTGCTGCGCCCGTTCGCGCAGCGCGACACGGTGGTGGTCGGCCCGAACGAACTGCTGATGACCGCCTACACCCGCATGAAGCTGTACGACGTCTCGCAGCTGCCGGTCATGGACGGCCAGAAGCTGGTCGGCATCCTGGACGAGTCGGACGTGTTGATGCACGTGCACGCCAACGAGGTGCGCTTCCGCGACCCGGTGTCCACCGCGATGATCACCTCGCTCACCAAGCTCGACGTGCACTCGCCGATCGAGGCGCTGCTGCCGGTGTTCGAGCGCGGGCACGTGGCGATCGTGGTCGACGGCGACCAGTTCCTGGGGCTGATCACCCGCATCGATCTGTTGAACTACCTGCGGCGCAAGGTGCACTAA
- the rfbA gene encoding glucose-1-phosphate thymidylyltransferase RfbA: protein MSARKGIILAGGSGTRLYPITQGISKQLLPVYDKPMIYYPLAMLMLAGIREVLVINTPHEQALFQRLLGDGSQWGMDIRYAVQPSPDGLAQAFLIGREFLGGAPSCLVLGDNIFYGVGLTERLQRATTRERGATVFGYWVSDPERYGVAEFDADGRVVDLEEKPTSPKSNYAVTGLYFYDERVSDFAASLKPSPRGELEITDLNRCYLAEGDLHLEQLGRGYAWLDTGTHESLMEAGNFIQTIEHRQGLKVCCPEEIAFLKGWIDTEQLLHLAEPLAKTGYGHYLKNLTKQGAVR, encoded by the coding sequence ATGAGCGCACGCAAGGGCATCATCCTGGCCGGCGGCTCCGGCACGCGGCTGTATCCCATCACGCAGGGCATCAGCAAGCAGCTGCTGCCGGTGTACGACAAGCCGATGATCTATTACCCGCTGGCGATGCTGATGCTCGCCGGCATCCGCGAGGTGCTGGTGATCAACACCCCGCACGAGCAGGCGCTGTTCCAGCGGTTGCTGGGCGACGGTTCGCAGTGGGGCATGGATATCCGCTACGCGGTGCAGCCTTCGCCGGATGGCCTGGCGCAGGCGTTCCTGATCGGCCGGGAGTTCCTCGGCGGCGCGCCGAGCTGCCTGGTGCTGGGCGACAACATCTTCTACGGCGTGGGCCTGACCGAACGCTTGCAGCGCGCGACCACGCGCGAGCGTGGCGCCACCGTGTTCGGATACTGGGTGAGCGATCCGGAGCGCTACGGCGTGGCGGAATTCGATGCCGACGGCCGCGTGGTGGATCTGGAGGAAAAGCCGACCAGCCCGAAATCCAACTACGCCGTCACCGGCCTGTATTTCTACGACGAACGCGTCAGCGACTTTGCGGCCTCGCTCAAGCCCTCACCCCGCGGAGAGCTGGAAATCACCGACCTGAACCGGTGCTACCTGGCCGAAGGCGACCTGCATCTCGAACAGCTCGGCCGCGGCTATGCCTGGCTGGACACCGGCACGCACGAGTCGCTGATGGAAGCAGGCAACTTCATCCAGACCATCGAACACCGGCAGGGACTGAAGGTGTGCTGCCCGGAGGAGATCGCCTTCCTCAAGGGCTGGATCGACACCGAACAATTGCTGCACCTGGCCGAGCCGCTGGCCAAGACTGGGTACGGCCACTATCTGAAGAACCTGACTAAACAGGGTGCCGTCCGATGA